Proteins from a genomic interval of Arachis hypogaea cultivar Tifrunner chromosome 10, arahy.Tifrunner.gnm2.J5K5, whole genome shotgun sequence:
- the LOC112714847 gene encoding metacaspase-1 produces MASRRARCMQCGRPVVVPMQAYNVYILCSGCQGYPQVQPNYPLLNSTPSFINFAPGFSRPYPPPPSPASAYGNKRAVLFGISYAKQDNRIKGAVNDAHCMKYFLIDKLGFPTDSIRMLTDDPEERNPLRIPTMHNMRMAMRWLVEGCRAGDSLVFYYSGHGSRVVDRNMDEVDGYDEAICPVDYEHEGKIIDDEINATIVRPLPRGAKLHALVDTCFSGTVLDLPFMCRMNRKGYYGWEDHRSRRGAYKGTNGGVAVCISACDDDGSAADTSAFSGMESSGALTYSFIQAMQDEAKLTYGRLLNAMRSTIRDAKEGQFGPNYEDYAAMESRLQYAHEPQISSSEKFDIYSKPILM; encoded by the exons ATGGCAAGTAGAAGAGCAAGATGCATGCAGTGTGGAAGGCCTGTGGTGGTGCCAATGCAAGCCTATAATGTTTACATTCTGTGTTCTGGCTGCCAAGGCTATCCACAAGTCCAACCCAACTACCCTTTACTCAACAGCACTCCTTCCTTCATCAATTTTGCTCCTGGATTTTCGAGGCCTTACCCGCCGCCGCCTTCTCCTGCTTCTGCATATGGTAACAAGAGAGCTGTGTTGTTTGGTATTAGCTATGCTAAGCAAGATAACAGGATCAAAGGCGCTGTCAATGATGCTCACTGCATGAAGTACTTTCTCATTGACAAGTTGGGTTTCCCTACTGATTCCATTCGCATGCTCACAG ATGATCCAGAAGAGAGAAACCCTCTAAGAATTCCAACAATGCACAACATGAGAATGGCGATGAGGTGGTTGGTGGAAGGTTGCCGGGCAGGGGACTCATTGGTGTTCTACTACTCCGGTCACGGATCGAGGGTAGTCGACCGTAACATGGATGAGGTTGATGGGTATGATGAAGCAATCTGCCCTGTTGATTATGAGCATGAGGGCAAGATAATTGATGATGAGATCAATGCAACAATCGTCCGCCCTCTGCCACGTGGCGCCAAGCTCCACGCCCTTGTTGATACATGCTTTAGCGGCACTGTTCTTGATTTACCTTTCATGTGCAGGATGAAccg AAAAGGTTATTATGGATGGGAAGATCACAGAAGCCGCAGAGGTGCATACAAAGGCACAAATGGAGGAGTAGCTGTTTGCATTTCTGCTTGTGACGATGATGGAAGTGCGGCAGATACATCC GCATTTAGCGGCATGGAAAGTAGTGGAGCGTTGACGTACAGTTTCATTCAAGCCATGCAAGATGAAGCTAAACTGACTTATGGCCGCTTGCTGAATGCTATGCGCTCCACCATCCGCGACGCTAAGGAAGGACAGTTTGGTCCTAACTACGAAGATTATGCCGCCATGGAATCTCGCCTGCAATATGCTCAT GAGCCACAGATATCTTCATCTGAAAAGTTTGATATTTATTCAAAGCCTATTTTAATGTGA